The genomic segment atgagttaaaaagtttgGTCAGATGAACAAATCgcttttattttacttatggTTTCCATCATTCTATTGCAGGAGATATAACTAACATAATTgatacaaaatttgtatttttggtatttattttttcaatataatatctcTTAACATAGATagagtattaaattataacattaaatatattaaaattgtattttgacatcattaaaatattttttcaggatATCCCTCGAGACGATATATCAAGTGGTGATTCGCTTAATGATCACTTCATGCCAAGGGTAGAAGATTATAAAGCTTTGAAAAAGGAATATGAAGATTTGCATACTACACATTCAGCAGCTGTTGAAAAAATGGACATGATGAAAGATGAAATTAATCaactaaaaaaacaatgtaatgaattatttaaagaacGGGATATAGCTTTCCGAGAAAGAGATGCTTCAAAACAGCAGTGTACAGCTGCTATACGTCGATGGAATTTAACAATTCAAGAACGTGATTATCTTCAAGAAACTATACATATAGTTCAACAACAACATGAAGAAGCAGTCAAAGAGATGAAAGTTGCCGTTGCTTATAGTGTAAAACTTAATAAGGAACTTAAAGAATTGAATGAAGCTCATGATGCTGATGTTAAAGAATATAGACTCATTATGAGTGAGCGTGATAGTGTTCATAATGATCTTGAAAAGCTCTCTAAAGAATTATCTCAagcttacaacaaaaataaatcattggaAAATGAAATCAAATCTTGtagagatgaaaaaaaaactctacAACTGCACTTTGAATCATTAAAACGTGAATTATCATCAGCATTGCATGATCGTGATAAAGCACTTAGAGAATGTAATAATTACCAGGAAAGATTTGGTGAGATAACAGCTAAAAATGAATCTCAAAGAGAATTTAAGAGCCACTTATATTATGGCTTAAGTAGagaaatagaaaatagaaaagaTTCACGAGAAAAAGTAGCTTCTTTAGATTTATTTAACTCTTGTCAAAAAGAACGTATGGATAATCTAGATCAAGCTAATCAGGAAATTGAACGTTTAAGAAAATTAGCTGATAAATATCATAATGAATTAGAAGAGTCTCTAGACGAAGCAGAGGTATCTAAAAGACGCCGTGATTGGGCTTTTAGTGAACGTGATAAAATTGTGTTGGAGCGTGAAAGTATACGAATCCTCTGTGACAGTTTAAGAAAACAGCGCGATGATGCTGTGAGCAAATTAGCGCGTGCTATTAGAGACTGTGATgatataatgaaacaaaaaaatgatactGCTAAAGAACTCAATGTTATTAAGTATGAttacaatagtttaaaatacaatttttattcttatgcaaacatgtttttttattttgtagggaAAAATTGGAAGCTCAATTAGAAAGAGAAGTTAATTCACTACAATTACAGGCTACATGTCGTTATAGTCAAGACTCTGCAATAGATACCGATCATCAAGACTGGGatacagaaatattaaatattgatatggtaagtattatttaaaattttatcagttTGCGTATGatttaatgtaaatgtatattttcaggGTGAATTAGGGACAAATGAAGATTTAGGGATTGATTTACTTGGTGGAAAAGATGCTCCTTTGTGTCCCaacaataatgcaatttatataTCATCTATCAATAAAGGAAGTGTTGCAGCAAGGAAATTGAGGTTaaacatactatatttttgaaatcttttatatttatactaaaactatattatagtatgtacattatataatataatataatataatatatagcaatgGAATGGTGAACTAAGAATTTTCCAGaagcaatttataaatatcccAAGTcctaatgcataataatatattaatataatataactaatcatATTTCATATCGTTATTGACTATctattgagtatataatattacatttactagGGGACCCACCTGCTTCCACCCACcctctatttaaaaaaaatctcagtGGAAATTGCCTCTAAAATTACCGTTCACCACTCcactgatatatattatatatatgagtCAAACAGtcaattaatttctttaaattcatatttatctCAACAATGTAATAtccaatttatacatttttttatatttaaaatttaaacaaataaactgTTGAGCACTTACTTATTTCTATCACTAacgttgataatattttaggatGGTCTTTTTACATGAATGTGTTACATTATTTACGGAAAtagatgtttttatttaagaaagCTTTCGTGAAATttacaaatgatattattatgattttattatgatatgtaaACAAAAAACTGATATGAAATGTTTGTAGCTCACTTTAAAACCCCAGATATTCTTATTTTGGgtcaattcaatttaatattatagctgataagttaaaacacaatattagttCTGATTAATACAAATTTGCTGTGCTTTGTGTGGGTTTGAAAGAGAAATCAAATAGTGTGATAACTTCCTCTGaacagttatatttaattatttaataaatataaatgataacttaaaatatttatctatttttttacctatactatttgatgatattaaaatCTATGTACGTATTCTCTTCTAGAGTTAATGATTGTATTTTAAGAGTGAATAGCCTTGATTGTACATCAATTAGTAAGGAATTAATTTTGGAGACTATGCAATCATTAAACAGTGCTACTTTGGTTGTAAGACGAAGAAAGCCTGCTTTCCCATCTAGGAGTATTTTCACAACTCAACTCgaagtaaataattatgatcatGGAATCTCATTGGAAACtggtatatacattaataaaataacacctGGATCAATGGCTGCTAAAGATGGAAATTTAGATGTTGGTGATAGAGTATTAAGTGTaagtaaatgtttaaatgaaaaaaaaaaaatgatttgtctagatattcttatttataatttttttttttagattaacaACATAACATTAGATAATGTAAAAGATTCAAGAGAAGCTATGCTATTATTGTATGAACTTGGTGATATATTAACTATTACCACTATAAAATCTACATATTGTGCTGGAAATTGTGGTTCCCGTCCAAAtcgtgatatttataaaaaatatattaatagtacaACACAGACAGATAAATCTAGTAATTCAATACATCAAGAACCTTATCAAAAACCTCAATATGTTCAGTCAAGAAGAATGAGGACTAATGTACCAGAAAAACCTCATAGAAATCCATTATCTGTCAATAATTCTACCTCTGAACGAGATCAAGAAGATGGTATAGCAGAATTAGATCCTGTAATTGATGCTTTTAGACCACATCCTTTACCCCCCACTACTACTAAATATCcaaggtaattatttattatttcttagattaatatagtttctttatttttaacatattatatactgcgaTAGTAAATTTCTTCATCATCAATTTTTCTCAATATGTgtagattttttcaaattttttaacattcaaTTTCTTAGGCTTTTGTAACTTTTTAAAGAAACCTCTTATATCATTAACTCTTtagttaaatatgtaataaaacaatTCGTAACTGCCTAATCCATTATAGAATAAATTAGTAACTTACAGTTTTAGCTTAAAACTATCATTAGTTAATTGcgtctttttagttttttgatacattccccaaattaataatattccaacAAAAGTTGTGTCAGTACTCAGTATACTACGCACAGTTTGTGGAatcaatacctataaaaaattgttcGCTTCAACTTACTTACACATTAAaaccaacaaattattttaaagcgggcacatttttcaattaatttacccATATgaaaactacaatttattatttattaatatttttctcatgACATTCAAGTCActggatatattttattttattgaataaaccaGGCGTCTCCAACTCATGGCCGGCCAAATCTAGCCCATCATGGGTTTTTTTTGTTGGCCCGGCAAgctaattaatgttttgaaaataatatatttattatattattttcatttagtttttattgtttttaatttattgaattaattaaataatgtgaatttattattattgtcttttgGTGTTATTTGTAATagcttataatagtaatttatacctatatagcataTACCAAGTACTAACACTAActtataattagggctcggatttaaaGGCAATATAATCAGTAAAAAAAGCATTCACAATGTCAAAATAGGCAAAAAAGCATTTGACTTATATAAAAAaggaattacaaaaaaaatttgtttaaaacattaaatagtttgtatatttaactagtgtgtattaaaaaaaaatcactatcgTGTACTTAGATAAACTTTCTTCATGTTGACGGTTTGggctttattttttttggtacataGAAAATGTAATCGGGGCGGACTgacgaacaattttaaattctatagtaagtataaacgcattatgaacatattttaatctatagttAGGTAGCATGGATACTGTTATAAACGTTAAATCAACTTGCCATACCAAATACTCGATAAGGTATTTAGCGATATCGGTAAATATCGCCGTAAATAAaacccattaaaaataatattaacagccGCAAATGCACAGTCTTCAGAAAATCTTATTGATTTGTACCGTTTATACGTATGACgtgtataaaactattaaatcaatcgaaaattaaacacaataatgtataaagGCATTTATAAGTGAAAAAGGCAAAAAGGCATTTATCAgtaaaaaagacaaaaaaaaaatacgttccTCATCTTACATAATAAATGACacgcatttttatataaaaactatttctctactattattattattattattattattattattaaaaaaaaaaggctttTGCCTTCAAATCTGAACTTTACTTATAAAaacttgttataaaataaaaaaagtatataaacaaacatacattttttataaatgaatcttattgatttttaaatttctaaccaATTTATTTCTCTAAAAATATTGGCCCCCGATGCCAAAGCGTATTTCAATTTAGGCCCTCCATAAAAGAAAATGTTGGAGACCTCTGGAATAAAccattaagtttaaataaattgtattcaaaatttacaataatgaaattaaaaaatatatatataaaatacacatttatttaaatgatgcTGAAATGCCGAAATGGATGTTActgtattcattaaaaatgtttttcgtaTGATGCAAAACTTATTGTCAGACAGTATAATTATCATCTTCATTATTGATACGTCTATAggtctatttataaatttaatattcactgGTTTTAGTCTTGGCTCGATAAACCGATGGTGAAAGAAACACATAACCTTCCATAATATGTGTCTTaacattttgtgtttatttagtGTTTTGCATACCCTGCAATACCACAAATTATGCCATTAGTTatagaaacatataatatatgccaCTACCAAATgaatactaaaatatcatacaaattatcaattatttaataaacatacatcacataatttataatttttatagtcaaCATAGAAAATCTAAGGAATTAGACAAGATAAGTGGCACTTGGCCAAAAGCAAGAAGTATTCCTGTAATTGAACATGGAACTGGTACAATACATCATCCTCGTAAAAATAAAGAACGTTTACCATTATCCGTACTTTTAAATAGTTCTCCGTCTTGGTcatctcaaaataattcaaaaaactgATACTTCATCTATAGATTTCTCTgtcaagtaaatattttattttattctatatattataataaaatatattttaaactgttttcatattttatttaaatagatctGGTAAAGTTGGTAAAGATGTAATGGACTGTTATGTTAAAAAGATAactggtaaatataaaaatagcgATACTGAAAGTAATGCTGAGGATAGCCTTGGAGCTAGACCTAcatcacataatatgtatggaCCACCATCAACTAACGCTCATCATTTTCTCACTccacaatatagtatatattcacAACCATCTCCATCGCATAGTGGAGAAtcaatgttatattgttttgaacCTCCTTACCGTCATGTTTctcaagtaaattaaaataaatatgaataaatattatatacagtaactTGTTGTTAATCTAGatagtgtatttttatatagtttcacCACACTAACTCTCCATCAGTTGATATTCACTGCAATAGATATACTACTAGATCACCTCATAACATTATAACTAATATCAACAGTCATAGTGAACTTATGGTAGAATCTCATCAAGGTTATGAAGTAAATACATTTCCTAAAAAGTGTGAAAGGATCAggtatgtttgtatttttttctttttaggtgtacattttttattttgaagaaaaCAATCACCAAATATCATGCCCACATGTCTTGTTTCTGTCTTAAAAACTTACAACATAACACATTTATCTTCATtctaattttatgttgttaggTTGATTCAgtctaataaatttatattatagctagGAACATACAATTTGTTCTGCTAAATgcaaatttagtatttaaattataacatgcaCAGcgagaaatatattatgtaatacacatttataaatatatcttgctaaaaaatttaaatattataaaaatattgatgtacaaTGATATGTTCTATTAGTGCTTTTAACTTCCAAGTTCATAATCAATCAattgacaataaaattaaatgtatgaacATAACATTGGTTCTGCTGATGTTGAATGTTTGACGTAAACAACACATgtgttatgatattttaattaattaatatgatgaaagctttaaaataatatattattccccAGTAATAAAAAAGGTGAGGAAGTGAGTGttgctctgctatacagtaggttacaagtgggtcactgtaatgaatggtgttaaatttgaattcaatgatataacatcattgtataagaaaaacgattctgaacaaagacggtcagtcagcctatgatattactaagtatatttgatgatattattgtgaattaagtgatttatattaacctatttacgtggaaccttgtttcaaattttcaattcttagctataaaagttgaacattttatacatttttaactacaaaataattattaaatttttaacttgataaatgttgtcataatgtgaactttcaatgcttataaaaaataaatgtagatatttatttttaatattttttaactgctattgtaacaatatatcaggagccttatattaaatgttcacacatttatatccaacaaataaaatagtattgacaactatagaaaaataaataacaagaaaGATTGTCAGCCGTAAACATACCGTAAACAggtcaaaaagaatcaaataattttgtggTGCATAGAAgaggaaaatataaacattcggtgaaatttgtatgtatctactgttattcgttttttaattacaacaaaatcactacatgagaaatcaagtgaatatccaatattgtaaatatatgaacttcgtataaaaatttgatttgatttgcttgtagacattttttttgataatggcaGACAAACttttgaggaatcttgtattatattttcaatactttgattaaaatagaaatttttttataatttccaactcaaaataatttgcaaattttcgtgaattttaagtaataacattttattaatatttatagaataaataaaaaaaaaaaaaatggaaactgaatatATCAgtaaatatctcaaaataagtcaaaatattttgaaaatgttatggtgtatagaaaatgctataatttgttttagagttacaccaacatttgcgtaaaaattcccgttttccttaatatttcttttgtttttcatgcttcttttaaaaactactttgACCCCCCCTAGTACCAAATAGAtccactttcctatcagaaaagatactgttgaagtaAATTTAAGCactttactgtcctaaaaggcgatgatggatataaaaaacattttaataacaattaaaaaaaatctgcatctttgtaaaataaatacatacctatattgctCCTTCCGAATctaaaattttagaatattatgaactatattggtactcattattttaaagataagtatatgtttgttatataattttaagatgttaaaaaacaacatttttctacaatatctatttttttagtcattttaatttttaacttttttagtaacaaaattaatttttatttcgttattcCAAAGCTGAATAATTTTAGAAGAACACTGATATACTAGATGTAACAGGAATACCTGACAGATGAATTaacttttgatttaataaatatttttaaattttagattcttagcgaAGAGAAAGCGtcaaaaaagacaaaaaaaagtgATAATTATAAcgcaaaactaatttttaaaaaactctattttatgtttttggtgtaactcaaaaactaataaccatagacatttgaaattttaaccaaatatttatagtagcattttcaataaatactaACATTCAGTAGCGAGGCGTGAGGTTTTTGGTGTGGAGACCCTGAAAAAAAATGGCAATAATATGCATACTCCtccccatttttattttatctatatggtacaaaataaatgttcaagaactaaaaccgaaatgaaatattatattaaaaaaattaaaaacgttacaACTTCCTTaacatgataatttaatataggtaataacaaatccaaatgtacctacacattttttagattctgagtggaacgatgaatgtattgattttcaatgatgggtgttttttttttatttttttatttatttttatttttttaattattttttttgtgtgtgtacacgataagtagtcgaaataatgctacgattttcaacttcagtatcttgttcgatcagaaagtgaatatcgttggtgcattggggaggtcaaaatttaaatttcccagtggtttacaaaagcaccgggaaaaacaaaagaaaaattaaggaaaaacgggaatttttacgcaaaatcgatttttcacaaaattgaatttggtttttggtgtaactttaaattttgactgaatgtttatcttagcatcttctatacaccataacattttcaaaatattttgatgtattttgagctctttacggacatttttattttccatttttttttagttttttttctaaaaatatcaataaaattttatttgttggataaaaaagcttgaaaatttaatagaaggctcctagtatattgtttcaaaggcagatgaaaaatattaaaaatcgttagtcacagcatttaaagttcaaaaaatgacaaaatatggaaaaatcacgaaaatttgcaaattatttcgagttataaattcataaaaatttttcttttcaaattaagattttaaaatgtaatacaagattccttataggatattctacctttaccaaaaaaaaaatgtctataagaatctcaaattaaatttttatgggcgtttgaaattcatatttttacaacatttgatattcactcgatttcttacgtaacgatttttcttattttgNNNNNNNNNNNNNNNNNNNNNNNNNNNNNNNNNNNNNNNNNNNNNNNNNNTAGGTTTAATGATTGCCACTTTAAACTGAGTTGGAAAAATACCTCCTTttagactattattataaatacctagtaattaattgatctattataagaggtagaattattttaataagcttaACTGTTATTTGGTCAAATCCTGCGGCATTCTCTTTTTGCAAATTAAACAGATTAAAGACCTCTTATTTATTCACATCtctgataaaatattaccaaagtttttattaaaagattCTGGTACTTCCATAGTAAACATATTcaattgtttattcaaattttgtccAATCTCAgagaaaaatgaattaaaagcATTACATGCTTTGGCTCGGATCTACAGTTTAAATGttctttatttactttattaatttaatattttctttatttgtcAAGTTTTTACTGGTAATTTTGgtactattataggtcaattttttttaaatactatagactataatataatataatgtcttatacctaaactgacataccgtctccgctcagaatcgtttttcttatacaatgatattatatcattgaattcaaatttaataccatccattatacagtgaaacacttgtaaccttctgtacagcagagcgaaatccacttacccaccttttttcgtATGAGTAGTTAATAATTCCGTCGTTAAAACTGGGCATTAATTAAAACATCAGCCCATGGCCCACGAGaacaaatcacaatataaaacaataaatattaagaaacacgtacgatgtacctacctatcacgATAGCGTGACAATGCGACAGCGACGtcgataataaatattgaggACTGATGCAATTACGAACGGCGAGACGTGTCTCATAGAGTACATAGTAAACCCCACTCACATAAGCATTTACCCTGTACCCGCGTGTCAATATTTTCGTTGCAATGTCTATTAGATTtagatataataccatatttggAATGACCCGTATCGTCAGCTCGTAAGCACGGTCGTATCGCGCGCTTTTAATCTATTTCAAGAATTCGATAACTGTACAAGCACGTATCCAGAATCaattttcgggggggggggggggggttaaaatatttttaatacatgaactaaaaatacatagttaatagttatattataatttgatcaataatattatacactacgaaatattataatgtaataatgtatacaatatataaataatttaaaaaatggttgaatacctacaattttaattcataaaacaaaGTCAACTTTACGTGGCATTCtggaaaatgtattgattatttctTCAATATCTATTTGGATACCTCGGTGGACTGACAATAAAGCTAAACCTGTTAGACGATCTTCACTGCAGCTATTCCTCAAATAGGTTTTTAATCGTCTTAAAGTTGAAAAAGAACGTTCTGCAGATGAAGTGGACACCGGGAGTGTTGCAAGTATAGATATTAAACACCAAATGTTTGGATAAAAGTCTTTCGACATGACGCCTAAAGTATCGATTGCAGATTTAGGAAGTTCGTTATCGGGTACTGATTTCCATTTTTCCACCCACACCTTCAATTCTGATTCAAAAGTTTCATAAGTCGGTAAAAAgcttttgtaaaaatcaatgcattttttaaactcATTGCTActtggttttaatttaattaaaaaacttggaATCAAATTTTGCAGCCCAGAAATAATGtaattgtgttttataaatCTTTCAATTAATTGACTTTTGAAGTAGTCTAAAAATGGCAAAAAAATTGATCTCCTATAATACTGTTCTGGCGAATCTGCCGGAATATTGTTACGATAGGTAGATTGCCTAATTAATCGTGGCATTTTAACCGTTTCATCTACTAAGCTTAATACATTTTCgacatctaaaaataatttgtggaATTCTTCCTCACTATTTTCATGAATTGAATTAATAActttcacaaaaaataattgtttcaataattgGAACTAGTTTAGCACGATTTTCCAATACTATGTTTTTATGTGCTGAATCGATAGCAATAGAGatgtttggttttttattatcaattatttttaaaaattcttccgCTCGTATAACAGACAATTTATGGTATTCTGCATtagaatgtaatttaaaacattcCAAAGCATCTTTCCATTTAATAAAAGGTTTACTTACTAAAGCACCCACTTTTTGATTTGAACCTTTTCCGGTGTACtcattagaaaataaaacacatacTTTACATAATGCTCCTTCTAGTTGTTTAGAATAAACCAACCAAGAAAAACGTGTTAACCAAGaaatttggaattttaattttctttttgacaGTAtcggaaaattataatttgaagaagGAAGCCAcggattttttaataaatcgtaCTTAAATTTATCATCAGTTATTCTAACATCTACATACCGTCCAATATCTCGAAGTTCTGGTAAATCTACAGTACTTTCTATTGCACCGTTTTCAATAGTAGACGCACACGGAACTTCTTCTgtagtaattaattctgtaccCAATTCAGTTTGATTGGTtttcttatgaaaaaaattaaatattgacgaCTGAGATGGCAAACTtcgtttcatttttcaaaaaatgtataaaatataatgcaatagtAAACAGCTACACAGACTCACACTTATTAAGAANNNNNNNNNNNNNNNNNNNNNNNNNNNNNNNNNNNNNNNNNNNNNNNNNNNNNNNNNNNNNNNNNNNNNNNNNNNNNNNNNNNNNNNNNNNNNNNNNNNNNNNNNNNNNNNNNNNNNNNNNNNNNNNNNNNNNNNNNNNNNNNNNNNNNNNNNNNNNNNNNNNNNNNNNNNNNNNNNNNNNNNNNNNNNNNNNNNNNNNNNNNNNNNCCCCCTGTATACGGGCCTGTAACTGTAC from the Acyrthosiphon pisum isolate AL4f chromosome X, pea_aphid_22Mar2018_4r6ur, whole genome shotgun sequence genome contains:
- the LOC115034429 gene encoding disks large homolog 5-like, producing the protein MPRVEDYKALKKEYEDLHTTHSAAVEKMDMMKDEINQLKKQCNELFKERDIAFRERDASKQQCTAAIRRWNLTIQERDYLQETIHIVQQQHEEAVKEMKVAVAYSVKLNKELKELNEAHDADVKEYRLIMSERDSVHNDLEKLSKELSQAYNKNKSLENEIKSCRDEKKTLQLHFESLKRELSSALHDRDKALRECNNYQERFGEITAKNESQREFKSHLYYGLSREIENRKDSREKVASLDLFNSCQKERMDNLDQANQEIERLRKLADKYHNELEESLDEAEVSKRRRDWAFSERDKIVLERESIRILCDSLRKQRDDAVSKLARAIRDCDDIMKQKNDTAKELNVIKEKLEAQLEREVNSLQLQATCRYSQDSAIDTDHQDWDTEILNIDMGELGTNEDLGIDLLGGKDAPLCPNNNAIYISSINKGSVAARKLRVNDCILRVNSLDCTSISKELILETMQSLNSATLVVRRRKPAFPSRSIFTTQLEVNNYDHGISLETGIYINKITPGSMAAKDGNLDVGDRVLSINNITLDNVKDSREAMLLLYELGDILTITTIKSTYCAGNCGSRPNRDIYKKYINSTTQTDKSSNSIHQEPYQKPQYVQSRRMRTNVPEKPHRNPLSVNNSTSERDQEDGIAELDPVIDAFRPHPLPPTTTKYPSQHRKSKELDKISGTWPKARSIPVIEHGTGTIHHPRKNKERLPLSVLLNSSPSWSSQNNSKN